TGGGAACCCCCGACGCCGACAAGGCCCGGGAAGCGTGCAAGTACGGCGCCGTCGATCTCGACATGAAGGCGGAGGTGGTCACTTTAAGCGCTGGCGCGGTGGTGTGGGCGACAGGCTGGCGTCCCTATGATGCCAGCAAGATTCAGCCTTACGGCTATGATCGCTTCGATAATGTCATCACGAGCGTCGAGTTCGAGCGGTTGTCGGATCCGCGGGGCCCCACGGGAGGGCGTATCGTCCGTCCGTCCGATGGTAAAGAGGCCAAGAACGTGGCGTTTATCCAGTGCGCGGGGTCTCGCGACCGCAATCACTTAAAGCATTGCTCGCGCATCTGCTGCATGGCCTCGTTGAAGCAGACGACCTATATGCGTGAGCGTTTCGGCGATGAGGCACAGTCCACTGTTTATTACATCGACATCCGCGCCATCGACCGCTTCGAAGATTTTTATCAGAAGGTGCAGGCCGATTCGACGGTGCATTTCGTGAAGTCCAAGGTGGCCAACATCACCGAGGACGAGGCGACGGGTGACGTCATATTGCACGGGGTCGATACCGAGGGTTATCACCGCTATGACAACCGCCATGACCTGTGCGTATTGGCGATCGGCATGGAGCCAAGCGTGGACATCAAGGCCATCGCCGATGTCGCGGTCGATGCCAGCGGCTTTATCGAGATGGGCGCGACGGATGGTGGCCTGTTCGGTGCCGGATGCGCGGCCAACGCGCTCGATGTAAACCGGTCGGTGCAGAGTGCCACGGCAAGTGTCTTGCGCGCCGTGCAGGTGGTGAACCGCGTGGCGAAGGCGGAGGGTTAGGACATGGCGGACATGAAGATCGGCGCTTACGTATGTCAGGGCTGCGGCCTGGGTGAGCGTCTGGATACCAAGGCCCTCACTCTGGTCGCGCAAAAGGAAGGCAAGGCGCACGTCGTGCGCGAGCACGAGTTCCTGTGCAACAGCCAGGGCGTGGCCATGATCCAAAAGGACATCGACGAGGGCGTAAACCGCGTCGTGATCGGCGCGTGCTCGCGCCGCGCCAAGGCCGAGGCCTTTGGTTTCGAGAATGTCGCGGTAGCACGCGTGAATCTGCGCGAGCAGGTCATATGGTCGCAGCCGGCCACCGAGGAGGCGCGTGAACTGACCCAGGAGATGGCCGCGGATTACATGCGCATGGGCTGCGCCGAGGCGAAAAAGGTCCAGGCCCCGGTCCCGAACCCCGAGCACGGTACCAACCGGCGCGTGCTGGTGGTCGGCGGAGGCATTACCGGCATGACCGCGGCGCTCGAGGCATCGCGCGCGGGCTATGAAGTCCTGCTGGTGGAAAAGACCGGGGCCTTGGGCGGCTTCATGGCCAAGCTTCATCGGCGGATTCCGTACCGCGAGCCATTTGCCGATCCGCAGGCGACCGGCGTGGAGGCGCTGGCGGCGGCGGTGGCGCAGGAGCCCCGTATCACCGTGTTCCTCAACTCCACCACCACGCGCACGAGCGGCGCCCCGGGCCGGTTTAGCGTCGATATCACGACCGAGAGCGGCCAGACCCAGACCGAGAATGTGGGCGCCATCGTCATGGCGAGCGGCTTTACGCCCTATGATGCGAGCAAGCTGCCGGAGCTTGGTTACGGCAAGAGCCAAAACGTCGTCGATCAGGCGGGCCTTGAGACATTGGCGCGCACCGCTGCCGCCAAGGGCGAGCCGATGCGCCGGCCTTCCGACGGGAAAGAGATCAGGAGCGTGGTGTTCGTCCAGTGCGCCGGTCAGCGCGATGCAACCGGGACGCATCTCAAGTACTGCTCCGGCCATTGCTGCAATACCAGCATAAAGCAGGCGATGTATTTCAAGGAACAGAACCCCGATATCGACACGGCCATCATCTACACCGACTTGCGGACGCCCGGCAATGGCGAGGATTTCTACCGCAGCGCCCAAAGAAAGGGTGTGATCTTCACCAAGGGCAAGGTGGCGTCGGTGGATGTCGATTCAAGCGGTTCGGCCGTCGTTCATTTCCATGACCTCATCCTGGACGACAAGGCGGCGACCATGAAGGATGTCGATCTGGTCGTCCTGGCCACGGGCCAGGTCCCGAATTCCGGGGTCAATATCGATATCCCGGCCGGTGCCGAGGATGTCGACGCAGGCAAGCCCGCCGAGCAGGCCGTGTCGGTCCTGAATCTCACCTATCGCCAGGGTCCGGACGTCCCGCAGCTCCGATACGGTTTCACGGATTCGCATTTCATCTGCTTTCCCTACGAGACCCGCCGGACCGGCATCTATACCGCCGGACCGGTACGCCGGCCGATGGATATCGCGCAGGCGGTGGAGGATGCCACCGGGGCGGCGCTGAAGGCCATACAGGCCGTGGAGAACGCCGGTCTCGGGCGTGCGGCCCATCCCCGTTCGGGCGACTTGAGCTATCCGACCTTCCGTCGCGAGGGCTGCACGCAGTGCAAACGCTGCACGGTCGAGTGTCCGT
The DNA window shown above is from Acidiferrobacter sp. SPIII_3 and carries:
- a CDS encoding CoB--CoM heterodisulfide reductase iron-sulfur subunit A family protein, with protein sequence MADVVATHETIVVVGGGISGMTAAVEAAETGKNVILLERAPSLGGRVNQLYKYFPKLCHPTCGMEINLRRLRANKRIKVLTLAEVSKVEGRAGDYKISVTLHPRYVNDNCTACGACGEAVSAEIPNPFNYGMSRMKAAYLPSLMAYPQRYVIDPSILGTPDADKAREACKYGAVDLDMKAEVVTLSAGAVVWATGWRPYDASKIQPYGYDRFDNVITSVEFERLSDPRGPTGGRIVRPSDGKEAKNVAFIQCAGSRDRNHLKHCSRICCMASLKQTTYMRERFGDEAQSTVYYIDIRAIDRFEDFYQKVQADSTVHFVKSKVANITEDEATGDVILHGVDTEGYHRYDNRHDLCVLAIGMEPSVDIKAIADVAVDASGFIEMGATDGGLFGAGCAANALDVNRSVQSATASVLRAVQVVNRVAKAEG
- a CDS encoding FAD-dependent oxidoreductase, coding for MADMKIGAYVCQGCGLGERLDTKALTLVAQKEGKAHVVREHEFLCNSQGVAMIQKDIDEGVNRVVIGACSRRAKAEAFGFENVAVARVNLREQVIWSQPATEEARELTQEMAADYMRMGCAEAKKVQAPVPNPEHGTNRRVLVVGGGITGMTAALEASRAGYEVLLVEKTGALGGFMAKLHRRIPYREPFADPQATGVEALAAAVAQEPRITVFLNSTTTRTSGAPGRFSVDITTESGQTQTENVGAIVMASGFTPYDASKLPELGYGKSQNVVDQAGLETLARTAAAKGEPMRRPSDGKEIRSVVFVQCAGQRDATGTHLKYCSGHCCNTSIKQAMYFKEQNPDIDTAIIYTDLRTPGNGEDFYRSAQRKGVIFTKGKVASVDVDSSGSAVVHFHDLILDDKAATMKDVDLVVLATGQVPNSGVNIDIPAGAEDVDAGKPAEQAVSVLNLTYRQGPDVPQLRYGFTDSHFICFPYETRRTGIYTAGPVRRPMDIAQAVEDATGAALKAIQAVENAGLGRAAHPRSGDLSYPTFRREGCTQCKRCTVECPFGAIDEDEQRYPQFNEGRCRRCGTCMGACPVRVISFENYSIDSVGSQIKAVDVPDEFSEKPRILLLACENDAYPALDMAGVSGHTSSAFIRTIPVRCLGSVNMIWITDALNSGYDGVMLMGCRHGDEYQCHFVKGSELANYRMSKIDDTLKNLNLEKDRVRVLEVAIADIGKVPELINDYAAKIQEIGMSPFKGF